The following coding sequences are from one Collimonas arenae window:
- a CDS encoding type 1 glutamine amidotransferase domain-containing protein, with amino-acid sequence MNILLVLTSHDKLGNTGKKTGFWLEEFAAPYYAFLDAGAKLTLASPQGGQPPLDPKSDEPDAQTEATERFRKDSAAQAALASTIKLSTVQAKDYDAVFYPGGHGPLWDLAEDKDSIALIEAMYAAGKPVSAVCHAPGVLRHVRATDGTPLVKGKKVTGFSDSEEAAVQLTDIVPFLVEAELKRLGGDYSKGADWGSYAVVDGNLITGQNPASSVAVAELVLKMLA; translated from the coding sequence ATGAACATATTATTGGTACTAACCTCGCATGACAAACTGGGCAACACAGGCAAGAAAACCGGCTTCTGGCTGGAAGAATTCGCCGCCCCCTATTATGCTTTCCTGGACGCCGGCGCCAAACTGACCTTGGCCTCTCCGCAAGGCGGCCAACCGCCGCTCGACCCGAAGAGCGACGAACCCGATGCCCAGACCGAAGCCACCGAACGCTTCCGCAAAGACAGCGCCGCACAAGCCGCGCTGGCCTCAACCATCAAGCTGTCGACGGTGCAGGCGAAAGACTACGACGCCGTGTTTTACCCTGGTGGACACGGCCCACTTTGGGACCTGGCGGAAGACAAGGATTCGATCGCACTGATCGAAGCCATGTACGCCGCAGGAAAACCAGTATCCGCCGTATGCCACGCCCCAGGCGTATTGCGCCATGTCCGCGCAACTGACGGCACACCGCTGGTCAAAGGAAAAAAGGTCACCGGTTTTTCAGACAGCGAAGAAGCAGCGGTACAACTGACCGATATCGTGCCGTTCCTGGTGGAAGCTGAATTGAAACGACTTGGCGGCGATTACAGCAAAGGCGCGGATTGGGGCAGTTATGCGGTAGTTGATGGCAACCTGATTACCGGACAAAATCCGGCGTCTTCAGTTGCAGTGGCTGAGCTGGTGTTGAAAATGTTGGCTTAA
- the upp gene encoding uracil phosphoribosyltransferase: MLNDPRFPNLFILNHPLIQHKLTHMRSKETSTRTFRQLLREITLLMGYEITRDLPLTTQLIETPMQSMDAPVIAGRKLAVVPVLRAGIGMSDGLLDLVPSARVGHIGVYRDPDTHQPVEYLVRLPDLAERIFIVCDPMVATGNSAVHAVDVLKKRGVGDEQIIFLALVAAPEGVQVFQDAHPGVKLYVASLDSHLDEHAYIVPGLGDAGDRIFGTK; encoded by the coding sequence ATGCTTAACGACCCACGCTTCCCGAATCTTTTCATCCTTAACCATCCTTTGATCCAGCACAAGCTGACGCACATGCGGAGCAAGGAAACCTCGACGCGCACGTTCCGCCAGTTGCTGCGCGAGATCACGCTGCTGATGGGCTATGAAATCACGCGTGACCTGCCGTTGACCACACAGTTGATTGAAACGCCGATGCAGAGCATGGACGCGCCGGTGATCGCGGGGCGCAAGCTGGCGGTGGTGCCGGTGTTGCGGGCCGGGATCGGCATGAGCGATGGTTTGCTGGATCTGGTGCCGTCGGCGCGGGTTGGACACATTGGCGTGTATCGCGATCCGGATACGCATCAGCCGGTGGAGTATCTGGTACGTTTGCCTGATCTGGCGGAACGGATTTTTATTGTCTGCGATCCGATGGTGGCGACCGGTAATTCCGCAGTGCATGCGGTGGATGTGCTGAAGAAGCGTGGCGTCGGCGACGAGCAGATCATTTTCCTGGCGCTGGTGGCTGCGCCGGAGGGTGTTCAGGTGTTCCAGGATGCGCATCCTGGGGTCAAGTTGTATGTGGCTAGCCTGGATTCGCATCTTGACGAGCATGCGTACATTGTGCCGGGCCTGGGTGATGCGGGTGATCGTATTTTCGGGACAAAGTAA
- a CDS encoding MerR family transcriptional regulator, whose amino-acid sequence MNDRISKSELVVLPPIPAKRYFTIGEVSELCGVKPHVLRYWEQEFTQLKPVKRRGNRRYYQHHEVLLIRRIRELLYEHGFTISGARNKLDGRLGAEIEAAPEARKNEVNLVEVRHELEQILALLKPKTEQVQAVE is encoded by the coding sequence ATGAACGATCGCATTAGTAAGTCCGAACTGGTCGTATTGCCGCCGATTCCGGCCAAGCGTTATTTCACCATCGGCGAAGTCAGCGAACTGTGCGGCGTCAAGCCACACGTGCTGCGTTATTGGGAGCAGGAGTTTACTCAGCTCAAGCCCGTCAAGCGTCGCGGTAACCGTCGCTATTACCAGCACCATGAAGTGCTGTTGATTCGCCGTATCCGCGAGCTGTTGTACGAGCATGGCTTCACCATCAGCGGCGCGCGCAACAAGCTCGATGGCCGCCTTGGTGCCGAGATTGAAGCTGCGCCGGAGGCCAGGAAAAACGAAGTCAACCTGGTTGAAGTGCGCCATGAACTGGAGCAAATATTGGCGCTGCTGAAACCCAAGACAGAGCAGGTGCAGGCTGTTGAATAG
- a CDS encoding integration host factor subunit alpha, with protein MNNMQTVEFESVLDADLNRAMREAQARSQAEKNLPTLTKAELAELLFEQVGLNKREAKDMVETFFDEIRNALERGESVKLSGFGNFQLRDKPQRPGRNPKTGEEIPITARRVVTFHASQKLKGMVDAASLQPIQQFTTALQANS; from the coding sequence ATGAACAATATGCAGACTGTAGAATTTGAATCCGTTCTGGACGCCGACCTGAACCGGGCCATGCGCGAAGCGCAAGCCCGTTCGCAGGCAGAAAAGAATTTGCCGACCTTGACCAAGGCGGAATTGGCCGAGCTCCTGTTTGAACAGGTCGGCCTCAACAAGCGCGAAGCGAAGGACATGGTCGAGACGTTTTTCGATGAAATCCGCAATGCGTTGGAACGTGGTGAATCGGTGAAGTTGTCGGGTTTCGGCAACTTCCAGTTGCGCGACAAGCCGCAGCGTCCGGGCCGTAATCCGAAGACCGGGGAAGAAATTCCGATCACCGCTCGTCGCGTGGTCACTTTCCACGCCAGCCAAAAACTCAAAGGCATGGTCGATGCTGCAAGCCTGCAGCCGATCCAACAATTTACTACCGCCCTTCAAGCTAATTCATGA
- the pheT gene encoding phenylalanine--tRNA ligase subunit beta: protein MQFSESWLRSMVDPKMTSDELSHLLTMSGLEVEEVEPVAPPFTNIVVGLVVETAKHPNADRLNVCQVDVGTGALLNIVCGAPNVRPGLKVPCAMVGAVLPPGADGKPFEIKLGQLRGVESQGMLCSARELKLSEDHGGLLELPEDAPVGQNFRDYYQLNDLKFTIKLTPNKADCLSVLGVAREVSALTGTPLKQPTFKKVSATIDEKLPVKISAPDLCGRFSGRVIRGLNAKAATPQWMKQRLERSGQRPISALVDISNYVMLELGRPTHVFDLDKIHGSLDVRWGKPGESLKLLNGNTVAVDDWIGVISDERQIESLAGIMGGDATAVSLETQNIYLEAAFWWPQAIQGRARRFNFSTDAGHRFERGVDFATTVEHIERITALLLEICGTPETKVGPIDDQSVNLPKRDPVSVRTARAIKVIGVPLSDSQIADIFTRLGLAFTQENGVFSVTPPSYRFDIEIEEDLIEEIARVYGFENIPALPPVAPNAMYIAPEQQRSLFTIRRQLADLDYQEVINFSFVEEAWEADFAGNLQPIKLLNPIASQMSVMRSSLVGSLVANVKYNLNRKLNRVRIFETGAVYSRNPDVQNGPLAVACFEQPKRVAVLAYGPQAEEQWGQASRNVDFFDVKADLEALFAPAALRFAKLEHPALHPGRSAQVLLGDQVVGFIGELHPRLQQKYDLPLAPVLFEVDALALQQRQVPAYVEISKFPAVVRDLAVVVKQVVNAQDLMDVFAAEQQQNPACRILQAIVLFDEYHGKGLENDEKSLAFRFTLQDTENTLQDDTVDAAMSALIAAVSKVPTAKLRA, encoded by the coding sequence ATGCAATTCTCTGAAAGCTGGCTGCGTTCCATGGTCGATCCGAAGATGACTTCGGACGAATTGTCCCATTTGCTGACGATGTCGGGTCTTGAAGTGGAAGAGGTCGAGCCGGTTGCGCCGCCTTTTACCAATATCGTGGTCGGCCTGGTGGTCGAGACCGCCAAGCATCCGAATGCCGATCGCCTGAATGTCTGTCAGGTTGATGTCGGCACCGGCGCTTTGCTGAATATCGTTTGCGGTGCGCCGAATGTGCGCCCGGGCCTGAAAGTGCCTTGCGCAATGGTCGGTGCAGTATTGCCGCCGGGCGCAGACGGCAAGCCGTTCGAGATCAAGCTCGGCCAATTGCGTGGTGTTGAATCGCAAGGGATGTTGTGCTCCGCGCGTGAATTGAAATTGTCGGAAGACCATGGCGGTTTGCTGGAATTGCCAGAAGATGCGCCGGTCGGCCAGAATTTCCGCGACTACTACCAACTGAATGACCTCAAGTTCACCATCAAGCTGACGCCAAACAAGGCTGACTGCCTGTCGGTGCTGGGTGTCGCACGTGAAGTTTCAGCTTTGACTGGTACGCCGTTGAAGCAACCGACATTCAAGAAAGTCAGCGCCACGATCGACGAGAAATTGCCGGTCAAGATTTCGGCACCGGACCTGTGCGGCCGTTTTTCCGGACGCGTGATCCGCGGCTTGAACGCCAAGGCTGCGACACCGCAATGGATGAAGCAGCGCCTGGAGCGCAGCGGCCAGCGGCCGATTTCGGCGCTGGTGGATATTTCCAACTACGTGATGCTGGAATTGGGTCGTCCGACCCACGTGTTCGATCTCGATAAAATCCATGGCAGCCTTGATGTACGTTGGGGCAAGCCGGGCGAATCGCTGAAACTGTTGAACGGCAATACAGTTGCGGTCGACGATTGGATCGGCGTGATCTCCGATGAGCGCCAGATCGAATCGCTGGCCGGCATCATGGGTGGTGACGCCACTGCAGTGTCGCTGGAGACGCAAAACATCTATCTGGAAGCAGCGTTCTGGTGGCCGCAGGCGATCCAGGGCCGCGCCCGTCGCTTCAATTTCTCGACCGATGCCGGACATCGCTTCGAACGTGGCGTCGATTTTGCTACCACGGTCGAGCACATCGAACGCATCACCGCATTGCTGCTGGAAATTTGCGGTACGCCGGAAACCAAGGTCGGTCCGATTGACGATCAAAGTGTCAACCTGCCGAAGCGCGATCCGGTCAGCGTGCGCACCGCGCGCGCCATCAAGGTCATCGGCGTGCCTTTGTCGGACAGCCAGATCGCCGATATCTTCACGCGCCTGGGCCTGGCATTCACGCAAGAGAATGGCGTGTTTTCGGTGACGCCGCCTTCCTACCGTTTCGATATCGAAATCGAAGAAGACCTGATCGAGGAAATCGCTCGCGTCTATGGCTTTGAAAATATTCCGGCGTTGCCGCCGGTGGCGCCGAACGCGATGTATATCGCGCCGGAACAGCAGCGTTCGCTGTTCACGATTCGCCGCCAGCTGGCCGATCTGGATTATCAGGAAGTGATCAACTTCAGCTTTGTCGAAGAAGCCTGGGAAGCCGATTTCGCCGGCAACCTGCAGCCGATCAAGTTGCTCAACCCGATCGCCAGCCAGATGAGCGTGATGCGTTCGTCGCTGGTTGGCAGCCTGGTAGCCAACGTCAAGTACAACCTGAATCGCAAGCTGAACCGGGTCCGGATCTTTGAAACCGGTGCGGTCTATTCGCGTAATCCGGACGTGCAGAACGGTCCGCTGGCAGTGGCCTGTTTCGAACAGCCGAAGCGTGTAGCTGTGCTGGCCTATGGTCCGCAAGCGGAAGAGCAGTGGGGGCAGGCCAGCCGCAATGTCGATTTCTTCGACGTCAAGGCCGACCTGGAAGCGCTGTTTGCGCCGGCAGCATTGCGCTTTGCCAAATTGGAGCATCCGGCCTTGCACCCTGGGCGTTCGGCGCAAGTGCTGTTGGGCGATCAGGTAGTCGGCTTTATCGGCGAACTGCATCCGCGTCTGCAGCAGAAGTACGATCTGCCGTTGGCGCCGGTCTTGTTTGAAGTCGATGCGCTGGCGTTGCAGCAAAGGCAAGTACCTGCTTACGTCGAGATTTCCAAGTTCCCGGCAGTTGTGCGTGACCTAGCAGTGGTGGTCAAACAAGTGGTCAATGCACAGGATTTAATGGACGTTTTTGCTGCTGAGCAGCAACAAAATCCTGCGTGCCGAATTCTGCAAGCCATTGTTTTATTTGATGAATATCATGGCAAGGGACTGGAAAATGACGAAAAAAGTCTTGCTTTCCGTTTTACCTTGCAAGATACTGAAAATACCCTTCAAGATGACACAGTGGACGCCGCAATGTCAGCTTTAATCGCTGCTGTCAGCAAGGTGCCAACAGCAAAATTGCGAGCTTGA
- the rplT gene encoding 50S ribosomal protein L20 codes for MPRVKRGVTARARHKKVLALAKGYRGRRSKVYRVAKQAVMRAGQYAYRDRRNKKRVFRALWIARINAASREHGVTYSVFMNGLKRASIELDRKVLADMAVMDKPAFAAIVNQVKAKIAA; via the coding sequence ATGCCTAGAGTAAAACGTGGGGTTACAGCTCGTGCCCGTCATAAAAAAGTTCTAGCCCTTGCCAAGGGTTACCGCGGTCGCCGCAGTAAAGTCTACCGTGTTGCCAAGCAAGCAGTCATGCGCGCTGGTCAATACGCGTACCGTGACCGTCGTAACAAGAAGCGCGTATTCCGTGCATTGTGGATCGCCCGTATCAACGCTGCTTCCCGTGAGCATGGCGTGACATACAGCGTATTCATGAATGGCCTGAAGCGTGCTTCGATCGAGCTGGACCGTAAGGTTCTGGCTGACATGGCAGTGATGGACAAGCCAGCGTTTGCTGCGATTGTCAATCAAGTCAAGGCCAAAATCGCTGCGTAA
- the rpmI gene encoding 50S ribosomal protein L35, producing the protein MPKMKTKSSAKKRFRVRPGGTVKRGQAFKRHILTKKTTKNKRQLRGSVGVHETNMASVTRMMPTA; encoded by the coding sequence ATGCCAAAAATGAAAACGAAGAGCAGCGCCAAAAAGCGCTTTCGTGTGCGTCCAGGTGGTACTGTTAAACGCGGTCAAGCGTTCAAACGTCACATCCTGACCAAGAAAACTACCAAGAACAAACGTCAATTGCGCGGTTCCGTCGGTGTCCATGAAACAAACATGGCATCCGTTACCCGCATGATGCCAACCGCTTAA
- the infC gene encoding translation initiation factor IF-3: protein MATDKSHRINGEITAPELRLTGVENEALGIVSLAEAFRLAEEANVDLVEIAPTAQPPVARLMDYGKFKYQEQKKAHEAKLKQKVILVKEVKFRPGTDDGDYNIKLRNLTRFLDEDGDKVKITLRFRGREMAHQDIGMRMLERLKADLEPYGQVEQWPKMEGRQMIMIIGPKKKK from the coding sequence ATAGCTACGGACAAGTCACATCGCATCAACGGCGAAATTACTGCGCCAGAATTGCGCTTAACCGGTGTCGAGAACGAAGCACTCGGTATCGTCAGTCTGGCTGAGGCCTTCCGCTTGGCGGAAGAGGCAAACGTTGATCTGGTGGAAATCGCACCGACGGCGCAGCCACCGGTAGCCCGCTTGATGGACTACGGCAAGTTCAAGTACCAGGAGCAGAAGAAGGCGCACGAAGCCAAATTGAAGCAGAAGGTCATTCTGGTCAAGGAAGTCAAATTCCGTCCGGGTACCGATGATGGCGATTACAACATCAAGCTGCGCAATTTGACTCGCTTCCTGGACGAAGACGGCGACAAGGTCAAGATCACGCTGCGTTTCCGCGGTCGTGAAATGGCCCACCAGGACATCGGCATGCGCATGTTGGAACGTCTGAAGGCAGATCTGGAGCCGTACGGCCAGGTCGAGCAGTGGCCGAAGATGGAAGGGCGCCAGATGATCATGATCATTGGGCCTAAGAAGAAAAAATAA